The DNA segment TTCCTTCGTTTTAAATGGTCATTCAAATATTGCAAATATCACAAAGACCGCGGCTCATTTTCGCAATTTAACTACGTTTTTGGAATACAAAATACTTCCTATCTACTTCTCGTGTTGTTATCATTTTCACAATAAACACGTGCCTAACACTGGTATGAGTAATTTCAGTtatcagaattaactaatttaaaaaaagtttCCGGGTACTTATCCAGTTCTAGTCTTTACACTTCGCAAGTTTTATAGTTTGCAGACCAATTTTCACACACATTGTCCAATATTTTTAGTAAGATTTGGAAGTCGGAGAATAGTTCTTCGCATATGGGTTTCAAGACATTGTTTGTATCATCGTTTACGATTAACCAGAGACTTCGTTGCAACGAAGTATCGTTGCCGCGCCATTGATTTTTCTTCTTCGATGAGCAGCTACCacttttatatttttgaataaagCAATTATCACGAATGAAAACGAGACTAAATTCTATAttattaaaagaatttttaGAAATCGCTCGATATAAATCATTTTAACGTATACGTACCTATTTAATAGAATGATTTCTAATTCGTACCGTACCGATCACGTTCAAATTTTCACGTTTCATTTCCCCAGTGATCGATATAATTCGATCATATTTTTTATCGAATTATGCAAAATTATACTTGCTTTCAAGCTGTTCGCGAACACAAATTTAGTCCTGAATGCTACATCGCGTAccgtatataaaaaaaaaacattatatAACAATTTTGTCGCTTTTCCTTATAATTTAATTGCGTGCACGAGACGTTACGGATACATATACATGTGCGAACTTGAAAGAGAACAGTATAAAACGTATTGCTCTTTAGATGCTTATATTTACTAGAGTTTTTAAATTACATGCAATTGAATCTCATTATCGAGCTTCGAAACTCGCTCTTCGCTTCGCGACGCTCTTTAAACCGGATGGGAAATATGTACAATTAATTGTCTAAATTGACTCGATACGAACGTCGAACCTCAGTTACCGATCTGTCGAAAAAGTTAATGAAATACCTGAGAGCCTCGTCGACTTCCTTTCGAAGGCATCTTCCACATCCTCCTCCTTGTTCGCGGCCGTCATTTCTAACGCTGTCAAACACAGACTGTTCAAATTCTAATCTCTTACTCGATATTACCTATATCATACACGCGCCCCACCGACATCGACACCGTCTTCTCCTTTCCTTCTACGTCCGTATCTCACTCCTTCCCAATTAGGTTCCTACTATACAACAACACGCATCGTGATTTAATTGTTAGAATTAACGCGACCCAACGAAAACTTTTGTCGATTCTTTTTTCTCCCCCAACTGAATCTTGTATGTATAAAGATGAAGAACGATTTAATCATAttgtctattaaaattttcaatgaGTGACATATAGACTAAAGCTGCATAACGCAAGTACTTCCCATGGGGACTTTGTACGACTAAGATTTATCAATTAGATTTCACGCGATGATTGATAACGATTACAGAATACATCTCGATACAAACAATAGATAGATCTTCAAAAATTGGAAATATGGATTGAAGTTAAAAAGAGTGTTAAGGATTTATGAGAGATCATGCAGTATTTCATAcaactaaaaaaaaattttaagcaGTATTATATTTTGACATATATCtacaatttatataaaaatattgtttttttttttttacatttttgcaaACAATATCTAAACTAtctgtatattattttttaacgagcgCATTTTTTATgacttttaatataaaattacagatTTAATTGCTTGCGgatttgttaaaaataatgttaaacGAGTAATTGGAATACAAAATAATGTCAACGCTTCGCAAGTGACTGTGAAATAAAGTACTTTGCTCATagcaatatttataatattcaaaCCACTTTTATAATATTCAGTCACTTGGTCATAGTTTCGTAAATCTAATCCTTTATTTTCGCGAATAAAGTAAATAATATACAGAAAAAATACTCGTACTATTTGAATGCACTTTATAACTTAAAATTAATTGTATATTAATTGTGCTTATATATAACGTTATATGTTACGGTCTGATATGAAAAATAACTTTAAGATAAATTAACTATGACAAATATTAAACTAAGTATTCGCTTCTATGTTTGATATTCGACGTTTTTTCCTCGTAGGTTGTTTATCAATATTCTCCTCGCCTGAGTCTATTATATTATTCTTCTCAGAACGTTTATTTTGTACAGATGACTTCGTCGGTGTTGGGCACAGGTGTAAGTCgatcaaactaaaaaaaaaaataataatttaattttcaagcaTTACCGTATCTGTTTCATTGGTTTAAACAAAAGTTCTTTTTGTCACGTGATTCGTTAAACTATGTATAAGTTAATCCTAACAAGAAATCAAAAACGTTGGACGAAACTTGTGATTGTAAAATCATTCTgatgaaatataaaaaaaaaaaactactttGAAGACTAGAATTATTAACAAATTTAAGAAATGTTGTTCAACTTACGGAAGTAATGTATTTTCATTTGTTTCTTGGTTCTTGTCTGCTATTTGTACATTGTCCATAGTCTGTGTTACACACCTATCCTCGTTTCGACTTTGTATACAGAATTTTTGTAGCTGAGacggataaatatttttcgaagTCATCTGCGTTGACTGAGAAATACCAGGGTTTCCAATGTACTTCCTTAAGTCGACGATAGCGCTCTTCGTACAATTGTACGTTTTATATATTCCGACAAGGTAATCAGCAAGCTCAAACATATTCGATCTCAaggatataattataaattgtgcATTTTTTGTCCTTTCTTTGATGTAATTACCAATGATCGAAACATTTTTGAAATCCAGAGCGGCGTCTATTTCGTCCATGAAGTACAGAGGAGTTGGTTTGTAATGGTGTAACGCAAATATAAGAGCCAAAGAACTTAACGTTTTTTCACCGCCGCTGAGATTGCAAATGTTTTTCCAAGATTTCTTAGGCGGCCTTACGCTAAAAGCAATTCCTTCGCTGAAAGGATCCAAAGAATCAACTAACTCCAGCTCGGCGTCACCTCCCAACGTAATCATTTGATACATTTCCTTCAGCTTGTCGGTAATCACGGTAAAACCTGCAAGAAACTCCTGAATTCTACGACATCTTGCTGTCTCGTAAATATCTCGTATTCTGTTACGCTCATTCGTTATTTCTTCCAAATCCGCGGCACGTTTCAAGCACAATGCATTTTTCTCTCTATATTCAGCGATAAGCTGCATGCTAGGAATTTCTGAGGGCAATTTTTTCTGCGCCTTCTCTAAATTAATTGAAATAGTTTTCTTATCCAATTCCAGAAGTTCTTCTTCCGTTAATTCTTTCAATTCTTCTGGATTTTCGTCAGGTATTGGTTGAAGCTTTAACTGTGCTATTTTTTTGGTGTAATCTAGAATTTGTTGCTTCAATCCCTTAATCGTGCAATTAGACTTTACCAATTTCTGGTCAAGATCGATTTTAATTGCTTTTATTTTATTCTCTCGGTCTCGCAGAGCGTTTAATTCTTCTTTAAGAGCCGGCAAAATTTCGTCTCTTTCCGAAAGATCGTCCGAAAGTTTATTGACTTCGTTCAAAAGTTCCTTCGCCTCTTCTTCGCACTTTTGCTTTTCTTTTTGTATATCCCGAAGTCTTTGTTCGCCATCATGCACGTCATTTTCGAGCCTGTCTATGTTTTTCTCTATCTTCAACACGTTCCTCTCGGCCGTTTTGATCGCAACTTGCAATTTACAAATCTCGGCTTTAATTGTATCGATCGATTTGCACAAATTAGATATCTTCTTCTGCTGATCTTTTACACGATTTCCCGACATTGCCTCTAtctccacattgatacgtgcaaCATTCTTCTCGATAGATTCAGAATTTTCCTTCACTTTTTCCAGCGATTTTTCCGCGGCGTTCTTCCTCGCCGTTAATTCTTTAACCTTTTTCGGGTCGGATACCGAATTCGCGACTTTCTTTTCTTGAATCTTCAATTGCATTCGCAACGATGATTCTTGTTCCTGTGACGTCTTCACTTGGTTATGCAACTTGTCCCTTTCAACTTCCATACCTTTTAAATTCGTATTCAGCGTAAAAATCTGACTTTCTAAAGACTGATATTTAACCCTAAGTTGATTGCACTCTTCATACGTTTTATCTAAATCTGACTGCAAACGTTCAATGTCTACAACGGACAATTCGTTCGTCACTACCTTTTGTCCCATTCTATCCCTCATTACCGACCTTCCTCCGCCGCTCATTGTACCTGACAATTCGATTAATTCACCTTTCAACGTAACTACCCTAAAGCGTTTATTACCGTACGCGATACGCGTTGCTTGCTGTAAATTATCTGCCGCTAACGTATTGTGTAATCCATAATAGAATGCCGGCAATACTCTTTCGTCCTCGACGCGTATAAGATCGAAAAGCCTCGGAACATTCTCGGGAGTTTGTATTTTTTGTGCACATCGTGATAACAAATGTTGCTGTTTTTCTAATGGTATAAACGTTGCACGCCCTATATCGTTCTGCCGTAGAAATGTTATACATGCTTGCGCAGTCGCTACGGTATCAACTACAATATTGTCCAAAGGACCACAAGCTGTTGAAATTGCAATGTTGTATTTTCCATCTATTGCACCAAGGTCACCCTGTATGTAAAAAACACAAATAAATGCAATACAAAATATAAAGTCCACATATTAGGG comes from the Colletes latitarsis isolate SP2378_abdomen chromosome 7, iyColLati1, whole genome shotgun sequence genome and includes:
- the Glu gene encoding structural maintenance of chromosomes 4-like protein gluon isoform X1 — encoded protein: MVEEMETRQNVPTERMEERIDEDDAAMDTDEEGGLKVDNDIYIPPPPKSINKVDINGPRLMITKIVNVNFKSYCGTQVIGPFHKCFSAIIGPNGSGKSNIIDSMLFVFGYRASKIRSKTLSVLIHNSDKHQNINSCTVSVHFQQIIDKPGADYDVVPNSEFIISRTAFKDNSSYYQFNKKKTLFKEISRTLKSYGVDLTHNRFLILQGEVEQIAMMKPKAQNEHDFGMLEFLEDIIGTVRYKEPLQKLSEKVEDLTNYRVEKLNRYRIVEKEKAALEEPMQEAVQYLRLENTITKIQHQLYHCNRFETMKEVSEFESKKTEMDKDLSDLMNKLKEIQNEEKQKNNIIAEKNKKWDSLQQQKDELLAKFDKVRKQDESLHAELVATNKRRKANIATLKTEKAKIEELRQVPGKNMRDIEECEQQLETYIKNQAKLKEELETLVDGVREKVEPLLKERSKFEKELMSLRKDVDEAQATFNIAQSELELYTSVECREKETLEMFKNSLNSTVNNLKEKKQQLESIEIKISNNQQNLAKVQQEFETVKSREIEMTSKLKKMRISFEEQQSAMRANKSRNKILDSLMREKREGRITGIYGRLGDLGAIDGKYNIAISTACGPLDNIVVDTVATAQACITFLRQNDIGRATFIPLEKQQHLLSRCAQKIQTPENVPRLFDLIRVEDERVLPAFYYGLHNTLAADNLQQATRIAYGNKRFRVVTLKGELIELSGTMSGGGRSVMRDRMGQKVVTNELSVVDIERLQSDLDKTYEECNQLRVKYQSLESQIFTLNTNLKGMEVERDKLHNQVKTSQEQESSLRMQLKIQEKKVANSVSDPKKVKELTARKNAAEKSLEKVKENSESIEKNVARINVEIEAMSGNRVKDQQKKISNLCKSIDTIKAEICKLQVAIKTAERNVLKIEKNIDRLENDVHDGEQRLRDIQKEKQKCEEEAKELLNEVNKLSDDLSERDEILPALKEELNALRDRENKIKAIKIDLDQKLVKSNCTIKGLKQQILDYTKKIAQLKLQPIPDENPEELKELTEEELLELDKKTISINLEKAQKKLPSEIPSMQLIAEYREKNALCLKRAADLEEITNERNRIRDIYETARCRRIQEFLAGFTVITDKLKEMYQMITLGGDAELELVDSLDPFSEGIAFSVRPPKKSWKNICNLSGGEKTLSSLALIFALHHYKPTPLYFMDEIDAALDFKNVSIIGNYIKERTKNAQFIIISLRSNMFELADYLVGIYKTYNCTKSAIVDLRKYIGNPGISQSTQMTSKNIYPSQLQKFCIQSRNEDRCVTQTMDNVQIADKNQETNENTLLPLIDLHLCPTPTKSSVQNKRSEKNNIIDSGEENIDKQPTRKKRRISNIEANT
- the Glu gene encoding structural maintenance of chromosomes 4-like protein gluon isoform X2, with amino-acid sequence MITKIVNVNFKSYCGTQVIGPFHKCFSAIIGPNGSGKSNIIDSMLFVFGYRASKIRSKTLSVLIHNSDKHQNINSCTVSVHFQQIIDKPGADYDVVPNSEFIISRTAFKDNSSYYQFNKKKTLFKEISRTLKSYGVDLTHNRFLILQGEVEQIAMMKPKAQNEHDFGMLEFLEDIIGTVRYKEPLQKLSEKVEDLTNYRVEKLNRYRIVEKEKAALEEPMQEAVQYLRLENTITKIQHQLYHCNRFETMKEVSEFESKKTEMDKDLSDLMNKLKEIQNEEKQKNNIIAEKNKKWDSLQQQKDELLAKFDKVRKQDESLHAELVATNKRRKANIATLKTEKAKIEELRQVPGKNMRDIEECEQQLETYIKNQAKLKEELETLVDGVREKVEPLLKERSKFEKELMSLRKDVDEAQATFNIAQSELELYTSVECREKETLEMFKNSLNSTVNNLKEKKQQLESIEIKISNNQQNLAKVQQEFETVKSREIEMTSKLKKMRISFEEQQSAMRANKSRNKILDSLMREKREGRITGIYGRLGDLGAIDGKYNIAISTACGPLDNIVVDTVATAQACITFLRQNDIGRATFIPLEKQQHLLSRCAQKIQTPENVPRLFDLIRVEDERVLPAFYYGLHNTLAADNLQQATRIAYGNKRFRVVTLKGELIELSGTMSGGGRSVMRDRMGQKVVTNELSVVDIERLQSDLDKTYEECNQLRVKYQSLESQIFTLNTNLKGMEVERDKLHNQVKTSQEQESSLRMQLKIQEKKVANSVSDPKKVKELTARKNAAEKSLEKVKENSESIEKNVARINVEIEAMSGNRVKDQQKKISNLCKSIDTIKAEICKLQVAIKTAERNVLKIEKNIDRLENDVHDGEQRLRDIQKEKQKCEEEAKELLNEVNKLSDDLSERDEILPALKEELNALRDRENKIKAIKIDLDQKLVKSNCTIKGLKQQILDYTKKIAQLKLQPIPDENPEELKELTEEELLELDKKTISINLEKAQKKLPSEIPSMQLIAEYREKNALCLKRAADLEEITNERNRIRDIYETARCRRIQEFLAGFTVITDKLKEMYQMITLGGDAELELVDSLDPFSEGIAFSVRPPKKSWKNICNLSGGEKTLSSLALIFALHHYKPTPLYFMDEIDAALDFKNVSIIGNYIKERTKNAQFIIISLRSNMFELADYLVGIYKTYNCTKSAIVDLRKYIGNPGISQSTQMTSKNIYPSQLQKFCIQSRNEDRCVTQTMDNVQIADKNQETNENTLLPLIDLHLCPTPTKSSVQNKRSEKNNIIDSGEENIDKQPTRKKRRISNIEANT